The Budorcas taxicolor isolate Tak-1 chromosome 2, Takin1.1, whole genome shotgun sequence genome window below encodes:
- the PRKAG3 gene encoding 5'-AMP-activated protein kinase subunit gamma-3 isoform X4, producing MEPAELEHALRRTHSWSSFGGPEHQEMSFLEQGDSTSWPSPAMTTNAEISLGEQRTKVSRWTSQEDVEEGELPGLEGGPQSRPAAESTGLEATFPKATPLAQANPLSEVGTPTTERDSLPADCTASASGSSTDGLDLGIEFSAPAAWGDELGLVEERPAQCLPPQVPVLRLGWDDELRKPGAQVYMHFMQEHTCYDAMATSSKLVIFDTMLQIKKAFFALVANGVRAAPLWDSKKQSFVGMLTITDFILVLHRYYRSPLVQIYEIEEHKIETWREIYLQGCFKPLVSISPSDSLFEAVYTLIKNRIHRLPVLDPVSGAVLHILTHKRLLKFLHIFGTLLPRPSFLSRTIQDLGIGTFRDLAVVLETAPILTALDIFVDRRVSALPVINEAGQVVGLYSRFDVIHLAAQQTYNHLDISVGEALRRRTLCLEGVLSCQPHETLGEVIDRIAREQVHRLVLVDETQHLLGVVSLSDILQALVLSPAGIDALGA from the exons ATGGAGCCCGCTGAGCTGGAGCACGCTCTGCGCAGG ACCCACTCCTGGAGCAGCTTTGGGGGACCCGAACATCAAG AGATGAGCTTCCTAGAGCAAGGAGACAGCACTTCATGGCCATCACCAGCCATGACCACCAATGCAGAAATAAGCCTTGGGGAACAGAGGACCAAGGTCTCAAGATGGACAAGCCAGGAGGATGTAGAGGAAGGGGAGCTTCCAGGCCTGGAGGGAG GTCCCCAGTCCAGGCCAGCTGCTGAGTCCACCGGGCTGGAGGCCACATTCCCCAAGGCCACACCCTTGGCCCAAGCCAATCCCTTGTCCGAGGTGGGCACCCCCACAACAGAGCGAGACAGCCTCCCCGCTGACTGTACAGCCTCCGCTTCCGGCTCCAGCACAGACGGTCTGGATCTGGGCATAGAGTTCTCAGCCCCAGCAGCGTGGGGGGATGAGCTCGGCCTGGTGGAAGAGAGGCCGGCCCAGTGCCTGCCCCCGCAGGTGCCGGTGCTCAGGCTTGGCTGGGATGATGAGCTGCGGAAGCCAGGGGCCCAGGTCTACATGCACTTCATGCAGGAGCATACCTGCTACGACgccatggcaaccagctccaagCTGGTCATCTTCGACACCATGCTACAG atcaagaaggCCTTTTTTGCCCTGGTGGCCAACGGCGTCCGGGCTGCACCTCTATGGGACAGCAAGAAGCAGAGCTTTGTGG GGATGCTGACTATCACAGACTTCATCTTGGTTCTGCATCGCTATTACCGGTCCCCCCTG GTCCAGATCTATGAGATTGAAGAACACAAGATTGAGACCTGGAGGG AGATCTACCTTCAAGGCTGCTTCAAGCCTCTGGTCTCCATCTCTCCCAGTGACAG CCTGTTCGAAGCTGTCTACACCCTCATCAAGAACCGTATCCACCGCCTGCCGGTCCTGGACCCAGTCTCAGGTGCCGTGCTGCACATCCTCACACACAAACGGCTTCTCAAGTTCCTGCACATCTTT GGCACCCTGCTGCCCCggccctccttcctctcccgCACCATCCAAGATCTGGGCATTGGCACATTCCGAGACTTGGCCGTGGTGCTGGAAACAGCACCCATCCTCACCGCGCTGGACATCTTTGTGGACCGGCGCGTGTCTGCGCTGCCGGTGATCAACGAAGCTG GACAGGTCGTGGGCCTCTACTCCCGCTTTGATGTGATT CACCTGGCAGCCCAACAAACATACAACCACCTGGACATAAGCGTGGGAGAAGCACTGAGGCGGAGGACGCTGTGTCTGGAGGGAGTCCTTTCCTGCCAGCCCCACGAGACCTTGGGGGAAGTCATCGACCGGATTGCCCGGGAGCAG GTGCACCGGCTGGTGCTCGTGGATGAAACCCAGCACCTCCTGGGCGTGGTGTCCCTCTCCGACATCCTTCAAGCTCTAGTGCTCAGCCCCGCTGGCATCGACGCCCTCGGGGCCTGA
- the PRKAG3 gene encoding 5'-AMP-activated protein kinase subunit gamma-3 isoform X3 produces MEPAELEHALRRTHSWSSFGGPEHQEMSFLEQGDSTSWPSPAMTTNAEISLGEQRTKVSRWTSQEDVEEGELPGLEGGPQSRPAAESTGLEATFPKATPLAQANPLSEVGTPTTERDSLPADCTASASGSSTDGLDLGIEFSAPAAWGDELGLVEERPAQCLPPQVPVLRLGWDDELRKPGAQVYMHFMQEHTCYDAMATSSKLVIFDTMLQIKKAFFALVANGVRAAPLWDSKKQSFVGMLTITDFILVLHRYYRSPLVQIYEIEEHKIETWREIYLQGCFKPLVSISPSDSLFEAVYTLIKNRIHRLPVLDPVSGAVLHILTHKRLLKFLHIFQGTLLPRPSFLSRTIQDLGIGTFRDLAVVLETAPILTALDIFVDRRVSALPVINEAGQVVGLYSRFDVIHLAAQQTYNHLDISVGEALRRRTLCLEGVLSCQPHETLGEVIDRIAREQVHRLVLVDETQHLLGVVSLSDILQALVLSPAGIDALGA; encoded by the exons ATGGAGCCCGCTGAGCTGGAGCACGCTCTGCGCAGG ACCCACTCCTGGAGCAGCTTTGGGGGACCCGAACATCAAG AGATGAGCTTCCTAGAGCAAGGAGACAGCACTTCATGGCCATCACCAGCCATGACCACCAATGCAGAAATAAGCCTTGGGGAACAGAGGACCAAGGTCTCAAGATGGACAAGCCAGGAGGATGTAGAGGAAGGGGAGCTTCCAGGCCTGGAGGGAG GTCCCCAGTCCAGGCCAGCTGCTGAGTCCACCGGGCTGGAGGCCACATTCCCCAAGGCCACACCCTTGGCCCAAGCCAATCCCTTGTCCGAGGTGGGCACCCCCACAACAGAGCGAGACAGCCTCCCCGCTGACTGTACAGCCTCCGCTTCCGGCTCCAGCACAGACGGTCTGGATCTGGGCATAGAGTTCTCAGCCCCAGCAGCGTGGGGGGATGAGCTCGGCCTGGTGGAAGAGAGGCCGGCCCAGTGCCTGCCCCCGCAGGTGCCGGTGCTCAGGCTTGGCTGGGATGATGAGCTGCGGAAGCCAGGGGCCCAGGTCTACATGCACTTCATGCAGGAGCATACCTGCTACGACgccatggcaaccagctccaagCTGGTCATCTTCGACACCATGCTACAG atcaagaaggCCTTTTTTGCCCTGGTGGCCAACGGCGTCCGGGCTGCACCTCTATGGGACAGCAAGAAGCAGAGCTTTGTGG GGATGCTGACTATCACAGACTTCATCTTGGTTCTGCATCGCTATTACCGGTCCCCCCTG GTCCAGATCTATGAGATTGAAGAACACAAGATTGAGACCTGGAGGG AGATCTACCTTCAAGGCTGCTTCAAGCCTCTGGTCTCCATCTCTCCCAGTGACAG CCTGTTCGAAGCTGTCTACACCCTCATCAAGAACCGTATCCACCGCCTGCCGGTCCTGGACCCAGTCTCAGGTGCCGTGCTGCACATCCTCACACACAAACGGCTTCTCAAGTTCCTGCACATCTTT CAGGGCACCCTGCTGCCCCggccctccttcctctcccgCACCATCCAAGATCTGGGCATTGGCACATTCCGAGACTTGGCCGTGGTGCTGGAAACAGCACCCATCCTCACCGCGCTGGACATCTTTGTGGACCGGCGCGTGTCTGCGCTGCCGGTGATCAACGAAGCTG GACAGGTCGTGGGCCTCTACTCCCGCTTTGATGTGATT CACCTGGCAGCCCAACAAACATACAACCACCTGGACATAAGCGTGGGAGAAGCACTGAGGCGGAGGACGCTGTGTCTGGAGGGAGTCCTTTCCTGCCAGCCCCACGAGACCTTGGGGGAAGTCATCGACCGGATTGCCCGGGAGCAG GTGCACCGGCTGGTGCTCGTGGATGAAACCCAGCACCTCCTGGGCGTGGTGTCCCTCTCCGACATCCTTCAAGCTCTAGTGCTCAGCCCCGCTGGCATCGACGCCCTCGGGGCCTGA
- the PRKAG3 gene encoding 5'-AMP-activated protein kinase subunit gamma-3 isoform X1, which translates to MEPAELEHALRRSLFSTQTHSWSSFGGPEHQEMSFLEQGDSTSWPSPAMTTNAEISLGEQRTKVSRWTSQEDVEEGELPGLEGGPQSRPAAESTGLEATFPKATPLAQANPLSEVGTPTTERDSLPADCTASASGSSTDGLDLGIEFSAPAAWGDELGLVEERPAQCLPPQVPVLRLGWDDELRKPGAQVYMHFMQEHTCYDAMATSSKLVIFDTMLQIKKAFFALVANGVRAAPLWDSKKQSFVGMLTITDFILVLHRYYRSPLVQIYEIEEHKIETWREIYLQGCFKPLVSISPSDSLFEAVYTLIKNRIHRLPVLDPVSGAVLHILTHKRLLKFLHIFQGTLLPRPSFLSRTIQDLGIGTFRDLAVVLETAPILTALDIFVDRRVSALPVINEAGQVVGLYSRFDVIHLAAQQTYNHLDISVGEALRRRTLCLEGVLSCQPHETLGEVIDRIAREQVHRLVLVDETQHLLGVVSLSDILQALVLSPAGIDALGA; encoded by the exons ATGGAGCCCGCTGAGCTGGAGCACGCTCTGCGCAGG TCACTCTTCTCCACACAGACCCACTCCTGGAGCAGCTTTGGGGGACCCGAACATCAAG AGATGAGCTTCCTAGAGCAAGGAGACAGCACTTCATGGCCATCACCAGCCATGACCACCAATGCAGAAATAAGCCTTGGGGAACAGAGGACCAAGGTCTCAAGATGGACAAGCCAGGAGGATGTAGAGGAAGGGGAGCTTCCAGGCCTGGAGGGAG GTCCCCAGTCCAGGCCAGCTGCTGAGTCCACCGGGCTGGAGGCCACATTCCCCAAGGCCACACCCTTGGCCCAAGCCAATCCCTTGTCCGAGGTGGGCACCCCCACAACAGAGCGAGACAGCCTCCCCGCTGACTGTACAGCCTCCGCTTCCGGCTCCAGCACAGACGGTCTGGATCTGGGCATAGAGTTCTCAGCCCCAGCAGCGTGGGGGGATGAGCTCGGCCTGGTGGAAGAGAGGCCGGCCCAGTGCCTGCCCCCGCAGGTGCCGGTGCTCAGGCTTGGCTGGGATGATGAGCTGCGGAAGCCAGGGGCCCAGGTCTACATGCACTTCATGCAGGAGCATACCTGCTACGACgccatggcaaccagctccaagCTGGTCATCTTCGACACCATGCTACAG atcaagaaggCCTTTTTTGCCCTGGTGGCCAACGGCGTCCGGGCTGCACCTCTATGGGACAGCAAGAAGCAGAGCTTTGTGG GGATGCTGACTATCACAGACTTCATCTTGGTTCTGCATCGCTATTACCGGTCCCCCCTG GTCCAGATCTATGAGATTGAAGAACACAAGATTGAGACCTGGAGGG AGATCTACCTTCAAGGCTGCTTCAAGCCTCTGGTCTCCATCTCTCCCAGTGACAG CCTGTTCGAAGCTGTCTACACCCTCATCAAGAACCGTATCCACCGCCTGCCGGTCCTGGACCCAGTCTCAGGTGCCGTGCTGCACATCCTCACACACAAACGGCTTCTCAAGTTCCTGCACATCTTT CAGGGCACCCTGCTGCCCCggccctccttcctctcccgCACCATCCAAGATCTGGGCATTGGCACATTCCGAGACTTGGCCGTGGTGCTGGAAACAGCACCCATCCTCACCGCGCTGGACATCTTTGTGGACCGGCGCGTGTCTGCGCTGCCGGTGATCAACGAAGCTG GACAGGTCGTGGGCCTCTACTCCCGCTTTGATGTGATT CACCTGGCAGCCCAACAAACATACAACCACCTGGACATAAGCGTGGGAGAAGCACTGAGGCGGAGGACGCTGTGTCTGGAGGGAGTCCTTTCCTGCCAGCCCCACGAGACCTTGGGGGAAGTCATCGACCGGATTGCCCGGGAGCAG GTGCACCGGCTGGTGCTCGTGGATGAAACCCAGCACCTCCTGGGCGTGGTGTCCCTCTCCGACATCCTTCAAGCTCTAGTGCTCAGCCCCGCTGGCATCGACGCCCTCGGGGCCTGA
- the PRKAG3 gene encoding 5'-AMP-activated protein kinase subunit gamma-3 isoform X2, translating to MEPAELEHALRRSLFSTQTHSWSSFGGPEHQEMSFLEQGDSTSWPSPAMTTNAEISLGEQRTKVSRWTSQEDVEEGELPGLEGGPQSRPAAESTGLEATFPKATPLAQANPLSEVGTPTTERDSLPADCTASASGSSTDGLDLGIEFSAPAAWGDELGLVEERPAQCLPPQVPVLRLGWDDELRKPGAQVYMHFMQEHTCYDAMATSSKLVIFDTMLQIKKAFFALVANGVRAAPLWDSKKQSFVGMLTITDFILVLHRYYRSPLVQIYEIEEHKIETWREIYLQGCFKPLVSISPSDSLFEAVYTLIKNRIHRLPVLDPVSGAVLHILTHKRLLKFLHIFGTLLPRPSFLSRTIQDLGIGTFRDLAVVLETAPILTALDIFVDRRVSALPVINEAGQVVGLYSRFDVIHLAAQQTYNHLDISVGEALRRRTLCLEGVLSCQPHETLGEVIDRIAREQVHRLVLVDETQHLLGVVSLSDILQALVLSPAGIDALGA from the exons ATGGAGCCCGCTGAGCTGGAGCACGCTCTGCGCAGG TCACTCTTCTCCACACAGACCCACTCCTGGAGCAGCTTTGGGGGACCCGAACATCAAG AGATGAGCTTCCTAGAGCAAGGAGACAGCACTTCATGGCCATCACCAGCCATGACCACCAATGCAGAAATAAGCCTTGGGGAACAGAGGACCAAGGTCTCAAGATGGACAAGCCAGGAGGATGTAGAGGAAGGGGAGCTTCCAGGCCTGGAGGGAG GTCCCCAGTCCAGGCCAGCTGCTGAGTCCACCGGGCTGGAGGCCACATTCCCCAAGGCCACACCCTTGGCCCAAGCCAATCCCTTGTCCGAGGTGGGCACCCCCACAACAGAGCGAGACAGCCTCCCCGCTGACTGTACAGCCTCCGCTTCCGGCTCCAGCACAGACGGTCTGGATCTGGGCATAGAGTTCTCAGCCCCAGCAGCGTGGGGGGATGAGCTCGGCCTGGTGGAAGAGAGGCCGGCCCAGTGCCTGCCCCCGCAGGTGCCGGTGCTCAGGCTTGGCTGGGATGATGAGCTGCGGAAGCCAGGGGCCCAGGTCTACATGCACTTCATGCAGGAGCATACCTGCTACGACgccatggcaaccagctccaagCTGGTCATCTTCGACACCATGCTACAG atcaagaaggCCTTTTTTGCCCTGGTGGCCAACGGCGTCCGGGCTGCACCTCTATGGGACAGCAAGAAGCAGAGCTTTGTGG GGATGCTGACTATCACAGACTTCATCTTGGTTCTGCATCGCTATTACCGGTCCCCCCTG GTCCAGATCTATGAGATTGAAGAACACAAGATTGAGACCTGGAGGG AGATCTACCTTCAAGGCTGCTTCAAGCCTCTGGTCTCCATCTCTCCCAGTGACAG CCTGTTCGAAGCTGTCTACACCCTCATCAAGAACCGTATCCACCGCCTGCCGGTCCTGGACCCAGTCTCAGGTGCCGTGCTGCACATCCTCACACACAAACGGCTTCTCAAGTTCCTGCACATCTTT GGCACCCTGCTGCCCCggccctccttcctctcccgCACCATCCAAGATCTGGGCATTGGCACATTCCGAGACTTGGCCGTGGTGCTGGAAACAGCACCCATCCTCACCGCGCTGGACATCTTTGTGGACCGGCGCGTGTCTGCGCTGCCGGTGATCAACGAAGCTG GACAGGTCGTGGGCCTCTACTCCCGCTTTGATGTGATT CACCTGGCAGCCCAACAAACATACAACCACCTGGACATAAGCGTGGGAGAAGCACTGAGGCGGAGGACGCTGTGTCTGGAGGGAGTCCTTTCCTGCCAGCCCCACGAGACCTTGGGGGAAGTCATCGACCGGATTGCCCGGGAGCAG GTGCACCGGCTGGTGCTCGTGGATGAAACCCAGCACCTCCTGGGCGTGGTGTCCCTCTCCGACATCCTTCAAGCTCTAGTGCTCAGCCCCGCTGGCATCGACGCCCTCGGGGCCTGA